The Pseudochaenichthys georgianus chromosome 23, fPseGeo1.2, whole genome shotgun sequence sequence CCAGGAAGTTGAGTTTAACCCGAGTGAGGGCCTGGAGAAttagaggagagaggacacTTGTTGTCAGTGCACTTAATTGTTTCTTAAGGCATATTTTCTCCTTTCGGGGTATATTTATTGAGTCTTTATTGTCTAATCCTGTATTATGACCTTCATATGCATCAGTGTTACTGGGAAATAGACCACGAAAATTACATATCTCAAAAGGCAAACTGCACAAGTCAGTAAATCATATCTAAATATGTAAAAACACATTCTGAAAGTTCCTAAGACATGCCTTTAATGAAGGGTTGCTGGCATGATACATCTTCTTGGCAGACTCACCTCAAGTTCATTCAGTCTCTGCACTCGCGGGGTGAAGCGGAAGTTGCGTACATCGCAGGCAAACGGAGGCTGCCAGTCCTGATAGACAAGAAAAAATAATCCTTAACAATGAGTAAATGAGAGCACTTGATAGAGCAGGACTAATCTAATTAGTGACTAACATTACCCATCGTCATACTGTCAGAAAAGTGCAGTCAAGTCTTTTTTTACGGGACCTGTGCAGAAATACTGcacatttcaatttttttttttttttttaaagaagtgtGTTCATGTTGGTAAGGTTTTTGACAATGATGGTGTTGTTGTTATGAGACATTTTCAGTGAACAAAGCATGTGACCAAATAACTCTATAACATCTGAAGTATGCCAGGTCACTTGCTGCTATGTGTTCTTCTGGTTTGTTAATGCTTGCAATAACTGACTCTATAGTCAAAGACATTTTTGAGTAAAAGGTTATGTGTAAAATACTACAGAATAATTGCCCTGGCTAGGATACTTTGAGGATAACAACTTTTCCTCGATATGATTCAAAATATATTTCAGCTGCTGACAGTCAATTTGGTTTTAAATGTGAACGAGGCAcagatatatgtatatatgcggTTATGGTAGATTTTAGTTAGGAGGATGGAAGAAACTACAAAACGACAGTGTTTATTTGTTTCTGGGATACGTTCAaaacttttgataaatgtttttgttaaacTAAAAAGCCTATATTTGTTACACATATTGCACTTTTTATAATAGCAGCAAACCATGCAGCTTTCATCTGTAAATAGATGACCTTTCTATGAAGTTAAGAGTGTTATAATGGATGAATGTTAGGGGAAAGTGATATTCTACCATCTGATTTGCTAGAATTAGATGTCCTGTCATCTTAATCTACTAACAGCAATTGCTCATGTGTGCAGTATTGCTGTCTACAGTCACACACCCTAACAGTGAAAAGTCTGCTAGTGTAACCACAGTATTTAATAAGGTATAAATATGGGTTTTAATGGTGTGACAGCAGCGACAGGCCTGTCTGTGGCCCAATGTCGCATCCTCAAAGCTAATGTAATAATCACTCTGCTGTTAAATTAGCTAGCCATgaggaaaacaaacaaagacaTTGTAACCGGAACTGTTGAGTTTACTTCGTCTTTGGCCAACTTTCATGGACAATAAAGGAACCCATTGTCACTTTAGTACAAAATGTGTTCCGTTGAGTGCaaataaataaagccttatatGACCTCTATTAGATTAATGGTAACTAGTAACGTCGTTGCTTAAGGCCCAAGCAACCCACCACTCCTTACTAAGGAGCATATGAGGCACATCCATGCATAATGGAATACAATCTCTTTTTAAAATGATATGTGAGTTTACCTCAGGGGGTCGGATCTTGCAGATTCCCGTTTTCTCTGCAATGGGTCGGATCTTGTTGATAAATCCTAAAGGATCCGAGAAATCCTCCCAACTCGGCTCAAAAACGGGGCATTCCGGAGGGGGGACGAACTCTGCAAATGCAGACATGTTGGTGTGGTGCAAGTGAAACAGTCTTTAAAAATAATGTGTAATAAAAAAATGGTTGAGCTCAACAGTCCATGATTAAGTTCCAATAATATCCGTCTTTGGGAAGTTCCTCCATCATGATCCTTCAAATCTCCccaaaaaacaaatcaatgcAATGACAGGGCATCCCGATCACTGATCATATTCCGGTTAAAAGTGaaagccaaaaaaaaaaaaaaaaaaccgagCTGCTAATGATCAATGTTTCCCATCATCCGTCAACAGCGGGCCGGGCCAAGCCGGGGAGTCTTCAGCTCCACCACTCCCCTACCTGGTCACTCCAAAACACCATCATTTCTTCCCACATACATCCTCTATGCAGGGCCAGGGAGGATCACTGAATTTGAAAATAAGTTTGTAAACAAAAGCACCCGTCTTGATAGTTAACGTCACAATGTAGGCTGCGATATTATGTCACGCAAgctaacattgctattgctccGTCTATGTACCTGGATAATGCATGATTTCTTCGTGATGCTTCATTTCAAACAAAGTTATCCACGGTTGGCTTAGTCCCGACGATAGCTGGGTTCATTCGCTAACGTAACTACGCTCCTTCCTTAAATAAACTACGTCCACGTCTCTGAGAACCTGATAGCTAATGTACCAGACAAGCTGAACCACAACAAGGAGGAGGCTAGTACCAAGCGTACATTGTTGACTGGTGTGTTGACTCCAGCCCCCATTCATTAAAGCAATGAAAACTAGCATACAGCTAATTTGCTAAAAGCAACTTAGCCACTGCTGCTCATTGCGCAGCTAGCATTGACGTTAGCCGAGATAGTCGACTGAACAGGACATTCACAATGTTAATCAGAATCATAAAACACGCTTTAGTACTTTTGCTTTGTTTTACTGGGTGTCCTTTTCCGTATAATTTACCGTCGTCTGTACGTAGTGTATCCGCATTAGCCGTCGTGCTAGCAAAAACTAGCCAGGCTGGAATAGCTGTTATGGTGCCTTCAGTAACACACGGAAACCTTTTTACTACTTCCGAGTTCGCTGGTTGTATAAACGGCAACATGCACCCACTCGCACAACTAACAACGGCAAATGGCTGCTGGTAAGCATTGAATCAGAAAAACACAAGGGAAACAATGACAATAAGGACCTTAATTAGGAGAAAAAATTGCAACCAAACGCTAATGTGTTGTTGCATTACTTTCTATCGGCACGACTCTAATATTTCCTACGCCACATTAAGGtagcattatttattttatttattatttgctttCATAGTGCCCTGTTCATGAATACATTGTTACAACAATACAATTCAAATTGGCATTTGTTCTATAgcaaaacatttcagttttacaTCATACATTGTTTCCTCTACTTCTCTCTCAGACGAGAAGCTGTATCATGAAATAATGAAAATCTGTTCTCTGAAGTTGCTTTAATCAATGAAGTTGTATACAAGAAATGTACAATAAGAGTCCTatcaaaatcatgttcaaaatAAAGCACAACACGTTGGAAAAAGCAATCAAGTTAATAAGCCAATTTATTTGTATCACATTTAATAGAAGTCTTGACATCTGTTGCATCTAGTAGTCATCATGGAATGGATAGTCTGGGTGATCTGACCACCTGTTGAGTAAACAAAccgtaattatttatttataacacTAACCAAACATCAGTATACATTGTTAAGTATGCTCTATACTCACATGAGAAGCTCTACAAATCGAATATTCTTGTTCAATCCTTCAATTGCCTTCATCTCAGCCTCGGAAAGAGAGAAGTCGAATATCTGGAGGAGTTAGAAAACAGATCGATGGCAACATGATAGGATGAACTTTCAGAGGTTATTTTCTGCATGAATGTGCCATGCAAACAAACCTGAAAGTTTGTTTTAATGCGGACAGGGTTAGAGCTCTTGGGGATGACCACCACTCCTCTCTGCACGTTGAACCTCAAGGCCACCTGGGCTGTTGTCGTGTTGTACTTTTTAGCAATCGATGCCAGGAGTTGATCCTCCAACAAAGGTGGGCATTTTAGGTTCACCCTGTTGAAataaattatataataatactATGACACAGCACATTTAATGTTTAAggttaaatacaaatgtatagtTCAaagtagggatcgaccgatatggctttttcaaggccgataccgataccgattattagtaatcaaggagaccgataaccgatatttggaaccgatatacatttgcagtaaaatcagaaaatctagtgtcaaaatgtagaataacacaaactccaacacaactcaacacaacttctttgaaatgcatgtaagcatatattatgtttaatgaacttttaaacatcttacaactggtttcctctctgtgcccttttctttagtgcagtcatctgctatgagttagagagagacaagaagtggggcagcaggctgacatgcttaactaacaataatgcttaatttattatatcaaaccaatgcctgtctatctagcataaaatcccaataagctgctagcaactgcaaaccactagtgctagctaatgttttgcaaactattaaaagtgaggctattacagtagacctaacgttagactagtagcctcacttctaatattttgctaaacatttgctaaatacattagctaatgagcttcacatatcaacctgaaaaactgcgaggcttcagccccccctccgcaccagttactccgctgcgagacgctgcacgcaccccaactctgactgacttcccgcgtccctgtgtaacggggaagctgatagaatttgatcaatagatcgtgctgtttgtgcaacttcagcataggggattgggatgtttattgaatttcggctttcaactgatttaccttcgaaacacgcttgcctctgtctgtgtctgcgttcttcgcacctgcctgtaatctgagaaggtcccgcctctatggctggctcccgcccggaaaatcttcagtgttgattgacacttcagtaatagcctatcagatagcgctgtgggcgggacattgctcgtgtacagagagtggtgactgcagaggacagagaaacggccgcatcagagccaaagtgttatcggcaattttataaaaaaaggccgacaccgataatcggtcaaatgaggaatatcggacccgataatcggtcgacccctagttCAAAGGTCATATTTGTGCATTAAAGCGTAGAACAAAGTAACATTTGATAATAAATGTGATTATTTTGATTTTCTCTTAGATTTAAAAAGCTTTATTGGTTGAATATACTGAGTCTCAAGCTccacagagatggggactcgagtctgcgactcggactcgagtcacatttaaatcgcacacacagagacttcagacttgacttggactcgtgaccaaaagactttagactcgacttggactcgtgtgttgggactcgtgaacaatcattgtgttttctatttttggcgtattaaaggtggggtaggtacatttgagagaaaccggctcgagatcgctagaatttgaaaatacacaactggagataatctgctagactctggctgctacttccttatagagcccgcctcctccaacacacacgaacgcgcacatgaccaatgagggcacgagataaatgtgtgcccagatggaaggctgacaggcaggtaggccatagatatatataaacactagatggctcatgggagattttccagcgtagctgaccggccgccatcttgctacagtcaacagttactctgattcgcgttatggtagctgttgtaaggtgagtgatctgcacaaaaatactcttaactcactgaaatcttgactgatttacaaacggtttggtttattagaaacatgattagcatggctatgatacaggatgattggacatgttgaaattgcagcttttctttgtgtatgtggttgtatttattagctggctaataacaagaggctgtcagtgagacctagtattacaaagttgacccacaactccaccagtgggagaggcagaactgctctttctttcaacacaacttaagttacacatgatttcttccaagtggtttggcttgttaaaaacatcttgcattatgatacaggaatttgctggctttgtgtttacagaagtacctgactatgccggacttttgtgcagcctacggatgctctaatcacctcagtctggaaacaagaacccgtgggatcacctttcacgtgtaagatatgacaatattatgactacaattaggataatcgttaattaattagtggatgtatgtacattacaagtcctgctacacaggatcagtggggctatgtgagataatagtattgcaagattgttgttgacccagcctctttagaatatgttgttaccatttctttacacaattatttaatgtttctattggacaccttttttattactcttagtgtggttgtcttattcttaaagtaggctatacatacatgcatacataccaaaaatatgataatttcggtgtgtatttttgtcctacccttaatgttaaaggaaagaagggaggaacatgttgacaataatttatatatctggctacctttctcatgtttttaaggtttcccaaaaccaaagagaggaggaggcagtgggaactcgaccaaagaagggacggttttgtttcctgtgacaggacactgctctgcagtgagcacttcaggagtgaggaatttgaccggacaggagacgcagcactatgttccccacatatgtttatgtttgctcagtctaataaacccataacatggttgtgaaagaataccaaagctgaggctggacggtgattgattgttggtgtgccatgtgttcttcttaataataataatacatttattttggggggccgcctttcataacacccaaggacacataggatagtttatgtttaaattgttccctatattgcataggggcaatatagggaacaatttaaacagtggattttgtgatatatcagccggggtgagacaagacaaaccacaaatggactacagaaggacacatggtacagattattcttggtcttttttcaataacatatttcaaaggttctggatttgtttacaaatctagaaactaaatacaaaactaggatgatatgaagatctcatgtcaaaaataattgtgataaattagacagaactggcctgtctgtgagcacattttatgttggtttggttcttctgataaaggtgtgaatatctaaataatataccaacatatgctattgtcattagttgtgtccctgttcttaaagctaaggcattgctaaattaacaactcttggcttacagagtggtaacatgagaccgatttttatatataaaatataaatgtattttaattttataatttatttgaaatattaacaatataataaaataaatggaaatatatacaccggcaaatatttaatataaataccttgtgtgtgtgtatagctattgctttatctgattaatgttattttcatatgaaagtccatgattataagtatgcagtatcataactacatctttgatgtttataaaaaaccaaaccgtttgaaaattggttgaaaattgagcaagctatggttatttaaatagtaaaccataatgttatgaatgagagaactgcctgtagcaagatggcggccaagtggcaacgtcggtctcaattggccagcagcgcgggtgagtcatctagtgtttatatatatctatgaggtaggccatccagttattttagccgggctcattacgcagacgtgcgcgcctctgttactacctcgtagtaacacaacggcgaccggcggcacacctgcggctgtaccgcttgtaattaggttcaactacaaaaacttcgaacaaaacgccggcggcaccaacaaaaggagcgcatactgcaaagtctgcaatatcaaaatcaaggatgctggcgcaacaacgtcgaatttcatccggcacttgaaaactcagtcacattaacgcatatggacggttagcaaacatgtttagctcagcatcagctatgtaatgttaacttagcttgctactagctttgtaactgaatatttgaaaagattagtgaattgcttgtcacatttgtttgagttgagtggtgttgacatccaactcttgacatgacatacaaaaggtcggtaacgttaatcattacccgcttttaagtacttttaacagtttccctgcgggggattaataaagtatttgtgatactgatttctgattctgaggtgttttgcttataagttgtttgcatttagctaaagtgtgatgtttttcctcatattgcattgcaatagcctgtttaaagtgatcatataacaaacaactaatcagtactgatactgtatgctaatagatataggagtgataataacacagtaaatgctttgaatttcttagatatagctgtgcagtattcttaacagactggatagcagcagacgatagaaggcttattacaaccagaagagacatgagacttttatttttttagagacttgagacttgacttgcactcgtgaccaaagacttgagacttgacttggacttgcaaaaaaagacttgtgaacatctctgacaTACAATATCATTCACATAAtagtaaaagaaaaaaatatgtcCCATACCATGATGCATCTCTAGATGTCCCCAATGGACTGTATCCAACAATAACGATATTTTGCTGCCGGCAAAACTCAAGCAACTTGGGCTGAGTAAAATAGGGATGACATTCAacctaaaaaaaatacagaattaCTTTTGAGTATTAGTCCTGTATTTATGTCCCAATGTTAGTCTATGTGTTTTGCATATAGGTCACTGACATAAGGGCATTTCCTTGGCTTTGTCAGATAGTCCATAGTTTAATGTTCTTTTTATTGGATTTGCCTTTTCCCCAGAACAAATATGCGATATTATCCTGTCTGTACCTGGTTGCACACAGGCTTGTGTTTTAGCCCAGGTTTGTTGAGGATCAACTCCAGTTGTCCCTTGTTGAAGTTGGAGACTCCAAGAGATTTTACCAGCCCTGCGTCTTTGCAAGCCTCCAAAgcctttcaaaaataaataatgggAAACCAATTAGACTGAGCAGAAATCCTTTAGACGCACACAACACAAGATATGAGCGTCATACAAGTTTTCTGTCCATGAGCAGATAAGGTTGGAGGCGACATTTTTAAGTGTGCACAGCTAAAGTAAAGTCTGTGACTACCATACATGATTCACCAACTAGTCTCACCTCC is a genomic window containing:
- the LOC117468336 gene encoding aldo-keto reductase family 1 member D1-like, coding for MDLTAESHSVPLSDGNSIPLIGLGTYGDPRTTPKGTGYESVKLAIETGYRHLDGALVYFNEHEVGQAIREKIADGTVKREEIFYCGKLWNTFHPPNLVRPALEKTLKTLQLDYVDLYVVEMPTAFKPGDTFYPKDENGKYIYHETDLCATWEALEACKDAGLVKSLGVSNFNKGQLELILNKPGLKHKPVCNQVECHPYFTQPKLLEFCRQQNIVIVGYSPLGTSRDASWVNLKCPPLLEDQLLASIAKKYNTTTAQVALRFNVQRGVVVIPKSSNPVRIKTNFQIFDFSLSEAEMKAIEGLNKNIRFVELLMWSDHPDYPFHDDY